The Chitinophaga flava genome has a segment encoding these proteins:
- a CDS encoding DUF4466 family protein has translation MTGKHFSYIPLFFASLLLMAACTKNKDYSVPTPKNELQNDCIKRSLGPNIVGLNIEFAYAIAIPASKGKLVSAQVVASIPGLQIKAGDLPNSATYLQDSSFYTNGSGVDVPVGVGTRSVTKEGVNVTTFTKDTNAVTLRYFYRIPEEARGKTVKFTFSATSSNGETVTYEMGPYTIAKMDMKLNLIPTNNDKCYLSIADMALYNATEAAANPGKIDLVYLYRSLSVQFGHALVAPAAPKDYLPGVTLPANVNRDTKLSKAWNVQDFHLAGLKYGTTFVDDPDFEKLDMSTSPDFALGLKEEAGVWVETGDGKYRAYIFINKVDNTGQSARISIKRYTLK, from the coding sequence ATGACAGGTAAACATTTTTCATATATCCCGCTGTTCTTTGCTTCCCTGCTGCTGATGGCGGCCTGTACGAAGAACAAGGATTATAGTGTGCCTACGCCTAAAAATGAGTTGCAGAACGATTGTATCAAACGTTCACTGGGACCTAATATCGTAGGATTGAATATAGAATTTGCCTATGCCATCGCTATTCCTGCATCCAAAGGCAAGCTGGTGTCTGCACAGGTAGTAGCATCGATTCCGGGGCTTCAGATAAAAGCTGGTGATCTGCCCAATTCGGCCACCTATCTGCAGGACAGTTCTTTTTATACCAACGGAAGCGGGGTGGATGTGCCGGTAGGTGTTGGTACCCGCTCTGTTACAAAAGAAGGGGTGAATGTGACTACTTTCACCAAAGACACCAATGCGGTGACCCTCCGTTATTTTTACAGGATACCCGAAGAAGCAAGAGGCAAAACGGTGAAGTTCACTTTCAGCGCTACCAGCAGCAATGGCGAGACTGTAACTTATGAAATGGGGCCTTATACCATTGCTAAAATGGACATGAAGCTGAATCTCATTCCTACCAACAACGACAAGTGTTATCTGTCTATCGCAGACATGGCGTTGTACAATGCTACTGAGGCTGCTGCCAATCCCGGAAAGATAGACCTGGTATACCTGTACCGTAGCCTGTCTGTACAGTTTGGACATGCGCTGGTAGCACCTGCTGCCCCTAAAGACTATTTACCTGGTGTTACACTGCCGGCTAACGTCAACAGGGATACGAAATTGAGTAAGGCCTGGAATGTACAGGACTTCCATCTGGCAGGTCTGAAATACGGCACTACCTTCGTAGACGATCCCGACTTCGAAAAACTGGATATGTCTACGTCTCCGGATTTTGCACTGGGGCTGAAAGAAGAAGCCGGTGTGTGGGTGGAAACCGGCGATGGTAAATACAGGGCCTATATCTTCATCAACAAAGTTGATAATACCGGGCAATCCGCAAGAATCAGTATCAAACGTTATACGCTTAAATAG
- a CDS encoding heparinase II/III domain-containing protein has translation MRNFFCWTIGLLLSCMISPQAVSQHLLSGKYSTTQLEQLLIPRISWTPFPPAGDPAWAAIGPEQATAVIKKATGYLHYEWPGIPATTSLLIVRTGNRSDYQAIANRKREALATLLLAEILEHKGRFTDDIINGVWSVCEESFWGASAHLPKGKDYAGLPDVSSPFVELFSAETATLLAWVDYYVGDQLDAVSPQIRKRIYEETDKRIFQPLMTKHHGWMGNASSGRRPNNWNPWICSNWLNAVLLLEKDESKRIAALQHILLTLDNFLDPYPADGGCDEGPGYWGVAAASLFDNISLLDLATHNAFNYAFQDDKVRKMGQFIYQAQISERYFLDFADADPQPGMDGMMIYRFGKAIADMDMMRFGAYYFREDRTFSGTYHFFRNFFSLFLQQELKAAPKGLPLPQNVWWPDLQVMVARDHGGNTSGFYVAAKGGNNDESHNHNDIGNYIVYYDGLPVIIDVGRGTYTARTFSDKRYDIWFNRSDYHNLPDVNGYTQLPGARYKATQVEYKSATGYSQLSLDLTAAYPEAAGIAQWRRNIRLDRRRSVQIEDLISLKATGTFIQHLMTCYPVSILQPGKLVIHSTARDFLVSYPARQLEASIEKVTLQTMEDQGIRQKWGDNIYRVSFKCVTPVTQAQSGLTIVTR, from the coding sequence ATGCGTAATTTTTTTTGCTGGACAATAGGGCTGTTGCTAAGCTGTATGATTTCACCGCAGGCAGTATCACAGCACCTCCTGAGCGGGAAATACAGTACCACACAGCTGGAGCAGTTGTTGATACCGCGTATCTCCTGGACACCTTTTCCACCTGCCGGTGATCCTGCCTGGGCAGCTATAGGCCCGGAACAGGCAACAGCTGTCATTAAAAAGGCAACCGGGTATCTGCACTATGAATGGCCCGGCATACCGGCCACCACTTCGCTGCTGATCGTGCGAACGGGTAACCGTAGCGATTATCAGGCGATTGCCAACCGTAAACGGGAGGCATTGGCTACTTTGTTGCTCGCTGAAATACTGGAACATAAAGGTCGTTTCACCGATGATATCATCAATGGGGTGTGGTCTGTTTGTGAAGAGTCTTTCTGGGGAGCTTCCGCTCATCTGCCCAAAGGGAAAGACTATGCGGGCCTGCCTGATGTATCTTCTCCGTTTGTGGAGCTGTTTTCTGCCGAAACAGCCACATTGCTCGCCTGGGTGGATTATTACGTTGGTGATCAGCTGGATGCTGTTTCACCGCAAATACGCAAACGTATATACGAAGAAACCGATAAACGTATCTTCCAGCCATTGATGACCAAACACCATGGCTGGATGGGCAATGCCAGCAGCGGCCGCCGTCCTAATAACTGGAACCCCTGGATTTGCTCCAACTGGCTCAACGCCGTACTATTACTCGAAAAAGATGAGAGCAAGCGTATAGCCGCCTTGCAACATATCCTGCTGACGCTGGATAACTTCCTGGACCCTTACCCCGCAGATGGAGGATGTGATGAAGGCCCCGGTTACTGGGGTGTCGCCGCCGCCTCGCTGTTTGATAACATCTCGCTGCTGGACCTGGCCACCCATAATGCTTTTAACTATGCCTTCCAGGATGATAAAGTGCGGAAAATGGGACAGTTTATCTACCAGGCACAGATCAGCGAGCGTTATTTTCTGGACTTCGCCGACGCAGATCCGCAGCCCGGTATGGATGGTATGATGATCTATCGTTTTGGTAAAGCGATTGCAGATATGGATATGATGCGTTTTGGGGCGTATTATTTCCGGGAAGACAGAACTTTCAGCGGCACCTATCATTTCTTCCGTAACTTCTTCTCCCTCTTCCTGCAACAGGAGCTGAAAGCAGCTCCCAAAGGGCTGCCGCTGCCACAAAACGTTTGGTGGCCTGATCTGCAGGTGATGGTGGCCCGCGATCATGGCGGCAATACCAGCGGCTTTTATGTAGCAGCTAAAGGCGGTAACAACGACGAAAGTCATAACCATAACGACATCGGTAACTACATCGTTTACTATGATGGTCTGCCTGTCATCATTGATGTGGGCCGTGGTACTTATACAGCCCGTACTTTCAGTGATAAACGTTACGATATCTGGTTCAACCGTTCAGATTATCATAACCTGCCTGACGTCAACGGATATACGCAGTTACCGGGCGCCCGTTATAAGGCTACCCAGGTGGAGTACAAGTCCGCTACAGGCTACAGCCAGCTGTCACTGGACCTGACGGCTGCCTATCCGGAAGCAGCCGGTATTGCGCAGTGGAGGCGAAACATCCGGCTCGACCGCCGGCGTTCTGTACAGATCGAAGACCTGATTTCCCTGAAAGCCACCGGGACCTTCATTCAACACCTCATGACCTGTTATCCGGTGAGTATCCTTCAGCCAGGAAAGCTGGTCATCCATAGTACAGCCAGAGATTTTCTGGTGTCTTATCCAGCCCGTCAGCTGGAAGCTTCCATAGAAAAGGTAACCCTGCAAACCATGGAAGACCAGGGGATCCGGCAGAAATGGGGCGATAATATTTACCGAGTGAGCTTTAAGTGTGTGACTCCTGTAACACAGGCCCAATCGGGACTCACTATAGTCACACGATAA
- a CDS encoding site-specific integrase, producing the protein MKVSQDLSILFHLRYDNQSPDGKATICVRVTVTGFPRDGFSLGYKVDPSKFNKKAGAVVGKSAEAIEINNQIQHVKNELLRHYNLLKKRGATVTPTMIKNAHLGVNQEKQTLLQVADFHNGKFKEKVDKEKRRDSTYKKWLTTKDKIIAFLSHVFKMKDIPLERIEFAFAEDFFDYLTLTEGIQDNTAMKYLKNTKQLLKLAVQRKWLQCNPLQDYVCSYINPERDILTMDELCTLYYKELPIPRLQEAKDSYLFMTVTGYAYKDAFMLGPDHIAKFFDGEDWIVKNREKTWCRENVPLLPMAKEIIQKYKNHPHCVANNVLLPIRSNQRFNGYLKEIADICGIQKNLTTHTARHTFATTVTLANGVPIETVSAMLGHKSIRTTQIYAKIVASKVSGDMKALKNRFNLSLPDSMLSKAVA; encoded by the coding sequence ATGAAAGTAAGTCAAGATTTATCAATTCTTTTTCATCTCCGGTATGATAACCAAAGCCCTGACGGAAAAGCTACCATCTGCGTCCGAGTCACTGTTACAGGGTTTCCCAGAGATGGCTTTTCACTTGGTTACAAAGTTGACCCATCCAAATTTAATAAGAAAGCCGGCGCGGTAGTTGGTAAGTCAGCAGAGGCCATTGAAATTAACAATCAGATTCAACACGTCAAAAATGAGCTGCTTCGACATTACAACCTATTAAAGAAGCGCGGAGCAACTGTTACTCCCACTATGATTAAAAATGCACACCTGGGAGTTAATCAGGAAAAACAAACGTTGCTGCAGGTCGCAGACTTTCACAATGGAAAATTCAAAGAAAAGGTCGATAAGGAAAAGAGGAGGGACAGTACCTATAAGAAATGGCTGACGACCAAAGACAAGATTATCGCCTTCCTCTCGCATGTTTTCAAAATGAAGGATATTCCCCTGGAAAGAATCGAATTTGCGTTTGCCGAAGACTTCTTCGATTACCTCACCCTCACAGAAGGCATCCAGGATAACACCGCCATGAAGTACCTGAAGAATACAAAACAACTGCTGAAGCTGGCTGTCCAGCGAAAGTGGTTACAGTGTAATCCCCTACAGGATTATGTATGTTCCTATATTAACCCCGAAAGGGACATACTCACCATGGATGAACTTTGCACATTGTATTATAAAGAACTCCCTATCCCCCGGTTACAGGAGGCAAAAGATTCTTACCTGTTTATGACCGTAACCGGTTATGCTTATAAAGATGCTTTCATGCTTGGCCCGGACCACATTGCCAAGTTCTTCGATGGAGAAGACTGGATAGTTAAGAACCGGGAAAAGACCTGGTGCCGGGAGAACGTTCCGCTGTTGCCGATGGCGAAAGAAATTATACAAAAGTACAAGAACCATCCGCATTGCGTTGCCAACAACGTGTTACTGCCGATCAGGAGCAATCAACGCTTTAACGGCTACCTTAAAGAAATCGCTGACATCTGCGGTATTCAAAAGAACCTCACCACACATACCGCGCGGCATACCTTTGCCACCACAGTAACACTGGCCAACGGGGTGCCTATTGAAACCGTGAGCGCCATGTTGGGGCATAAATCCATCCGTACCACTCAGATCTATGCAAAGATTGTAGCCAGTAAAGTGAGCGGTGATATGAAGGCGCTGAAGAACAGGTTTAACCTTTCGCTACCGGATTCGATGCTGAGTAAGGCAGTGGCATAA